The Papaver somniferum cultivar HN1 chromosome 3, ASM357369v1, whole genome shotgun sequence genome includes a region encoding these proteins:
- the LOC113355424 gene encoding eukaryotic translation initiation factor 2 subunit alpha homolog, protein MASNTPNLECRMYEARYPEVDMAVMIQVKNIADMGAYVSLLEYNNIEGMILFSELSRRRIRSVSSLIKVGRQEPVMVLRVDKDKGYIDLSKRRVAEEDIATCEERYNKSKLVHSIMRHVAETMQLDLEDLYIHVGWPLYRKYGHAFEAFKLIVADPDTILDSLTREVKEVGPDGQEVTKVVPALTEEVKDALIKNIKRRMTPQPMKIRADIEMKCFQFDGVLHIKEAMRKAEATGNDDCPVKIKLVAPPLYVLTTQTLDKEQGIKVLANAIQACTEVIDIHKGKLVVKEAPRAVSERDDNLLAQHMAQLRQSNEDVDGDDDSEEEDTGMGEIDVDGPVGVHE, encoded by the exons ATGGCGTCGAACACTCCAAATCTGGAGTGTAGAATGTACGAAGCAAGGTATCCAGAAGTAGATATGGCAGTAATGATTCAAGTGAAGAACATAGCAGATATGGGTGCGTATGTTTCCCTTCTTGAATACAATAACATCGAAGGTATGATTCTGTTCAGTGAGCTTTCACGAAGACGTATTCGAAGTGTTAGTAGTTTGATTAAAGTTGGTAGACAAGAACCAGTCATGGTGCTTAGGGTTGATAAAGATAAAGGTTATATTGATTTGAGTAAAAGAAGAGTTGCTGAAGAAGATATTGCTACTTGTGAAGAAAGATATAATAAGAGTAAACTTGTTCATTCTATTATGAGGCATGTTGCTGAGACTATGCAGCTCGATTTGGAG GATCTGTATATCCATGTTGGCTGGCCTCTATATCGAAAATATGGGCATGCATTTGAG GCATTTAAGTTGATCGTGGCTGATCCTGATACTATTCTCGATTCCCTCACACGTGAAGTCAAAGAAGTTGGCCCTGATGGACAAGAG GTTACTAAAGTGGTACCTGCTCTGACAGAGGAGGTTAAAGATGCTTTGATTAAGAACATCAAAAGGCGTATGACTCCACAGCCGATGAAAATTCGTGCAGATATTGAAATGAAATGCTTTCAGTTTGACGGGGTTCTCCACATCAAG GAAGCAATGAGGAAAGCTGAAGCTACTGGTAATGATGACTGTCCAGTTAAGATTAAACTGGTGGCACCTCCTCTCTATGTTCTGACAACTCAGACCCTTGACAAG GAGCAAGGGATAAAGGTTCTTGCTAATGCAATCCAAGCTTGCACTGAAGTGATAGATATCCACAAGGGTAAACTGGTAGTAAAGGAGGCACCAAGAGCG GTGAGTGAGCGCGATGACAACTTACTTGCTCAGCATATGGCACAGCTTCGTCAATCGAACGAAGATGTAGATGGTGATGATGATAGTGAAGAGGAAGATACAGGGATGGGAGAGATCGATGTTGACGGACCAGTTGGTGTTCACGAGTAA